In Arachis hypogaea cultivar Tifrunner chromosome 7, arahy.Tifrunner.gnm2.J5K5, whole genome shotgun sequence, the genomic window TTTATCGATAAAACCACCAGGTGCACTATTATCTTTGTTTTCTGATGGAATACCATACGCACATTAATTAACCTCAATAAAATGTATTAATTTATCtattattaacttaaattttgtttttcattaaTGCATATCATTCCACACGTCCGTCACAATTCATAACCATTCCTTATATTTATCCATAACCACTTCCGGTAGAAGAGTCATAGCTTCAAGGGCCGTTATCGTCTACCAAACCTCCCGGTCTTCATCCGACAAAATGTCGCACGAATCCCTCGACGACCACGCCATTAGTCCGGGCGACCTCCAGGAACACCCAACCGCAGACCTAATCAACACCCTCCAACAGAGGATGAGGTTTCTGAGTGATAGTCTTCGTAGGACACAGGACGAAGCAAGGACGGCCAGGATCGAGGCAATCACCGCCAAAGTCAGGGCTAGTATCAGGAAGCATCAACTGGAACAAGGCTGCCGGTTGGAAAAGAAGTTGCGCACGGAGATGAAACAGCATCAAACGACCGTTCGCGAACTGGAAGACAAAGCAAACGCTTTGAAAGCGGAAATTGCCGATCTTCGTCGAAGGGAACAGCAACAGATGGCACCGTGGCGTAAAATGGAAGGCAGGCTTGAGGTTGTGGAGATCAAGGTAGGTTTATTGGTCCGCCAACTGTATGGTCAACCTGCAACAACGGCAGACGGCTTTGACTATCAGGATCCCACCGGGCAGAATGGAGACGATGTCGGGGCTATATGAACCACGGCATCTACCGTTCGAGTCTTTATTTGCTCTGTTTTCGTATTTCGTTAGCTGTTCTTTTCATGTTCTGTAACCCCTGAGTAAAATTGGgttttcttaattatatataatatataatttccgAGTCGTttgagttatttttctttctttctttttattttcggaTGAAGCCATCTACACAGGCGGCCAAAACGGAAACACTCCGTCAACCCCTGTCGAAGTATAGGATCTTTAATGCCTGCTTCAACACAGCGACCGATACTATCCGGCCGgtcaaggaaaaataaaaaggacaatAACGGTATAACACGTAAATCGTTTCGTTGCCCAACAGTAGAATATACACTGACATTAGTTAATTTTTACGGCTTAGCGCGTAACTCGTTTCGTTGCACAATATTATGGTTAATACCGGATATTTAGTACAATTAATTTATGTACTTAGACCCATATTTACCTATACGTACAATTAGAAGTGGTCTCCTTTTGCCAAACGCCGGTGGGCATTCTGGATTTCATTTTCCAGCTTGCGTGGATATCCGGAAATGAGAGATGGGAATTGGGAAACGTGAATGGCATTTTTGTTGTTTGCAAATTTAATGGAGCTCGTCGATAATCGTTATTATTGGAAACCATCAGATAAAACAATTAAATACATGTTGTATTCTGTACATTATGGAATATTAAACCGAATAAAAATCGCCAGTGATCACATCAGATTAAGTTATCAAATAATATGGTAATTTTTTTTcagtaaattgcaataataatttttttatgtttgatttgacaaaacaaaactcttttcttcATATCTTTGTACACCACACCCCTAGACCTGACCATGGCATCCCTGCACACCTGCTTATGAACCTAATTCGGCTTGAAGTACACGTTAACTCCTGAGCGTGGGGTCTGCGCGACAGAAATACGAATGTGCTTTCCAATTCTCTACGGATGGTTCTGGAAAGGataagataattaattaatatcggACGAACGAAATACTAATGTGCTTTCCAATCCAACTGATTTGGTTTTACGACGCACAAATTTAATGTTGACTATTCGATTCTTGTGTTATATTCATGACAAGCTTAATTGCGTTCCTTAATTGCTCATTGAAGAAATATTTAATGTTATCACAGAACACGCCATTAGTCCAGAGGACCTCGTGGAACTCTCCATCGACGCACTTATCGACATCATCCACGTAGATGATAGGTCCGCAGACTGTGATCTCGTTGCGGCGGCATTGGTTAGGAGGGAGGAGAACTTAAAGGCTACCCTTGTAACCACCAATGCAGAACTGAGCCAGGCAAAGGTGGAGCTGATGGCCTCCAAGTTCGTCTTCGAGGCAAGGAAGGATGAACTGGAGAAAGAAGTGCAGGAAAAGCGACGgcttgaaaaagaattgaaaacagAGAAGCGAAAAAATGACGCGCTCCTTCAACAGTTGGTTCTCACTGAGAAGGAATTACAGGCTGAAATTGCCAAGCGCCATGAACGACAAGAGGTTGAGTCTCTTCCGTGGTCTGAGCTGGAACGCCGGCTGGACGTTGTGGAGGAAAGGCAAAAGTTCTTGCTCCGTCGTCGTCCTCGTCGTCATCCGGCCGAGCAGAATGAAGACGGGGCCGAAGGTAGTTGATGGGCTGCACATGCAAGATATCTGAATGTCATGTTTTCCGCCGAGGCCTGTGTGATCCTTTTATTTCCTATGTTTGTTCTGTCGCCCTTTTGATATTCTGCAATGGAACTTAATCACGGATAACATAATTATGCATACTTTTCTCTGTGTTCTTAGCTTGTTCAAACACAATTAGGGATTTACGTTACGACGAAGCCAAACGCTAAtacctaataaaaaaattaatatagacATGGTGtccttttttttaaatcatatgaAATATGTCTTTTAAAAACCCTAAACAAacatttagtgtatttacataataaattatatattatttaaaacagAAGAAGTTAAACAATACTATAGTCTATAAGTCTCTAAATTTTAGAACTTTACACTAACATTGTCCCCAACCCGAAGTAACGAGCGAAGAGATATCAGATTAAGATTAATCATTATATTCGACTATTAATCAAGATTAAtcattttttctatatatttacTAGCCCTGTTATATTATGCGATTACAAAAATAAGGTAAAATACACCATCAGTACGCATAGCAATTAGCATGATCGGCATCTCCATCGCCGGGGTTTAGAAAAACTACGTAAACGCAGTAAGTCCCAAGAACTTCCGCACCTCGTATTCGGCCAGGCATTGCACACACGCGACACTGGACAGATCGCTGTCGTCACGAATGGTCCCACGGCTACGGCAACTACCGGAACGGCATGACACAGACTCTTCTGGGTTCGCCGGGGGTATATCGAACCACGGGCCGGTGAACACCTGCGTGAAGACCTCCCTGCACCTTTCGACTGTGCCGGAGTCACGAACGACGCAAAAAAATTCAAATCCACGGCGGACCTCATCATCTATTTTGTCACCGAGCGACAGAAGCAGCATCGCAGCGATGTAGCAGGCCTCCACATCGCCCAAGTCTGCTGCCTCGGTCAGGGTCCGCATACCACCTCTGCGGTGGCCACACCAAAATAAATGAGACATCCCAACGCGGAGCATAGCGGCCGGGTTTTGCGCTCTGGCGCATCGACGCAGAAATGTCATTGCAGGCGTACCGGAGTAGTCGAGGAAGCAGGCGATCGGCAACACCGACACCAACGCGTGCCTGTACACGGCGTCGGAATTGCATGCTGCTGCAAATAACCTGCAACGCGCCTGCATGTTGAACAGATCCTCAATCGAATTCGATGCAACCATCGTCGCAATACTCAACCACAACTCGAGAGGAAGAATACTCGGCAGACACTCGTGCTGAATGGATACCTCCAGTTTCGTTTTGTCCTCTTGGGAACTTCCGGCCATTTGGGGGGACATCGAGGACGGTTTATTGGAGATTACAAAAGGGGGATGGACGAATTTGTAGATGCCCTTGTGGCATTTtgcttttaatataatatattgccGTTCGGGGGGTAGGAGGAGGGGGGTTGCCCGTGGTTCAGTACCGCATACGTTTTCCTAGATGTTTTCGTTTACCGATGCAttcatatattataataattatattgattaAAGAAGCATTTATCGTAATTAAATCATACAGCAGATGGCGGACGTTTTGCTGGACAGGTATAGTCCCAGGTCTAACGGTTCAGTGCAACAACGGCATGGAGACACCATAAACCGACGCCTCCCCTCCCCGGCATTGTATTTTAGGATTACTATTGTACTGTTTAGTCGCAACGTTAATATTGAACTTTTATGGcccgttttttatttttatttttttaatttattcggcTTGGCCTGTTAGCTAATGAAGTTATGAAATAGTGCTTCTATCGAAGGTTATGCGTGTGACCGTCTAAATGTTTGAATACGGTGATATGCATCGGTTCGAATATGTCACTTATATGGCCCACGAAAGCGGGGATTTACAAGGCCACCCAACCCTAAACACCCGACTCATTAACAATGAAATACATTCAGCTTCGGTTACAGCGAAACTTCATCTGAAAGTAAATAGACTAAAGAAATGCAACACCTCGAACTCGGCAAGGCAGTGGACGCAGGACACAGTCGAGGAATCGTTGGTGGCACCCATGGTCCCGCGGGTCGGGCAGAGGCTTGACCGACAGACGACAGGCTTCCCTGGATCCGACGGGTGCACCCCAATCAGCGGATTTGCGAACAACTGCCCGAAGATTTCTCTGCACATTTCGATTTTTCCAGCAGCCAGCACGTTCTCAAACATTTCAACCCCCCTTCCAGCATCCGCCCCGTCCCCAACACCTGGCGTCAGCAGCAGCATCGCACACATGTAGCGGGCTTGGACATCACCCGCATCGGCGGCCTCAAGCAGGGTGTCGACCCCAGCGACGTGTCGGCCCATCCAGCAGAATTCTCTGATCCCTATACGGAATATAGCGCCCGGATTTCCTGCGCGCGTGCAAACACAAAGGAACCCATCCTCAGGACGGTCCTCCAAGTCATAACCGAACACGACGGGTATCTCCGCCATGGAGGCCACCTTGAACACCGCAGATGAGCGGCAGATGTCCAAAAATACCTTGCAGGTCGCCTGCATGTTAAACAGATCCTGGATGGACGACGACGCAACCCTTAATGCAATTCTCTCCCATATTTCGCGAGGCAGAAGAGTCTGCGGACAGACGCGCGGTGGGacccctttccctttccctttccctttccttttcCCATATCCGGCCTTCTCTCCTATTCTGCCTTTCTCGGTGGTTGCACTATATATCATCCTATTTGATCTAAATTTATTGAATAGGTGGTGGAAGGGGAAGTTTACAGGAGGACCGTCGTTAGTATGGATCACCAGATGTGATGAAGGAAAACTGAGTACTGAACTTATAAACTGCAAAACGGCTCACCAGATAAGTCAGGAACCGTGCCACGCACGCATTCATTTACGCCAGCTGTAAGTCTGTAACCGATGCTTCGTTTTTAGGGTTGGCACAGGAATCGAAGACATCTTAAACGTCGGTTTAGAACCTGAACgctgaaaaataactttaaatttaaatttaaaacttcattAAATTTGTTATCCCTTGTTTTTCGTTAAatataaatatcttattttttcaaaaaacaaacGACGTACATTAATTAATAACACATTTtctattgaaaaaaaaagtattcgAAGCAGCTTCTCACTTTACACTATAAGGCCTACACTATATAGGTATACGTGGACGTTAATGACAAACCCTATCCCTCTCAATGCTTCTTTCCCAGTTCTTCTCTGCCGTATCTCCTTCTCTCACCTCTCCGTCTAGTCTTGTCCACATCCTTAATTCTGCCACCCTCCACTGCTCTCTCCGTTGTGTATTACCGAGAGAATGGCGAAGAAGACCGTCAACGACAACGGCGCAAGTCCCGTCTACCTCAAGGAACAGCCCACGGCCAAACTAATCGACATCGTCCGTACAGATGAAAAGTGCCTGGTATGTGACTTCGTTCAAGCCGAACTTGTCAGGAGGGAGGAATTTTGGGAGGGTAGCGTTGAAACAATATCACAGGAACTCTTCCGGGTCAGGTCCGAGAACTTGAAGTTAATGGTCAAGTTGAACAAGAAGGACGAtaaactggaggaagaggagaaggcaAGGCGTCTGGAGGAAAAGTTTCTGCGCATGGAGCAGCAACAGTGTGACGCGACCGTTCGCCGAATGTATGACAAAGCAAACGAAATGATGGCAGAAAGCTCAAAGTGGCGTGACCTGGCACAAAGGGTCGTCGATGTTTTGGAGGTCAAGGAGAAATCCTTGTCCCCTCCATTAGGCGTTCAACCGGAGCAGAGTGAACATAGGGACGGAGGAATTTGACCTGGTGCACATGTGTGACATCTCTATGTTGTGTTGGTTTCTGTCGAAGCCTGAAGCCCTGAACGATCTATTTAGTTTGTTTGTTAGGTCGCCCTTTTGATCTTTTGAAATGCTAATTAAAACTTGACAGCGATTATTATATCTACTTTCATCGGTTCGATTTCGAAAATCCGTTAATATTGAATTGTTAATCACTTTATTCTTCCTCGCCAATGACGACTACACGTCAACAACCAATTTTGAGTCATTTCCATTTTGAATGGCATTGTTTCGGTAGATTAATACGCTACGCTTTTAGTCAGTATAATTTCGTTTAATCCAGATGCAGTTAACTATCAATATCTTCTCATCTCCTGTATTGTTAGTAATAATTTGAGTCGatttaaattgaaataatttCTCATAAATACGCAAAACACGCATCTCAGCGACTCGCCATGGAGTTAACAATTTTCTGAGCTGTTTTGTATCAATTAAATGTATACGTATCTGATAGTTCACAGCCCCAAGCAAAAAACGGGGAATTATCTGAGGGTTTGATACATAAGTAGGGAATTATCTTGCATTGTTAGCATGGAAGACCAGACGCGATGAGGGAACGCTGGGGAGGGAGATTATATACTTTAAAACGCCTTACCAGATAAGTCGGGTACCGTGCCACATACGCCTTCATTTACGCCCACTGTAACCGATGCTCCATCTGAGGGTTTGGCACGTGAATCGAGGAGATCCTAGACGTAATTATTAAAGCTGAGCATTCAAGGGCAATTGAGAAACAAATTTAAAACTATATTAACGCAAAATGTTCCTTGTTTTTTTCTTCCATCCAACTAGTTTTTAAATATAAATCGTTTATTTTCCCAAAAATAAACCAAGTACATTAATTACTCGTTTATTCGATGAAGCTTCCCAATTTACACGGTATATGTATACGTGACCCTTAATGACAAACCCGACAAACCCTACCTCCCAATGCTTCTTTCCCAGTTCTTCTCTACCGTAACTCCTTCTCTCACCTCTCCGTCTATCATTATCCTCTTCCTTTTTTCTGCCGCCCTCCACCGCTCTCTCCACTGTGTACTTCTGAGAAAATGTCGAACGAGACCGTCACCGAACCCACCATTAGTCCCGTCAACCTCACGGAAGAGCCGATGTCTAATCTGATCAACATCTTCCGTACAAATGAACAGTCCGCGGATTTTGACCTCGTTGAGGCCGAACTTGTCAGGAGGGAGGAGTTATGGAAGGCTAGGATTGAAAAAGCGGCAGAGGAACTCTTCCAGGTCCATGCCAAGAACGTAGACTTAATGGTCAAATTGAAGCAAAAGGAGGATCAACTGGAGGAAGAGAGGAAGGCACGGCGACGGGATGAAAAGTTCCTTCGCAGGAGCTTGAAACAATACGACTGGGCCGGTCGACGACTGTATGACAAAGCAACCGAAATGATGGCGGAAAGCTCAAATTGGCAACTCCTGGCAAACAGTGTCGTCGATGTTTTGAAAGCCAAGGAGAAATCTTTGTCCCGCCAGGCAGGCGTTCGACCGGAGCAGGATGAAGACAGTGACGGAGGTATTTGAACTGGTTCACGTGAGTGACATCTTCATGTTGTTTTGGTTTTTTTTCGATGACCAAAGCCTTGAATGATCTATCTGATTTGTTTGTTTCGTCGTCCTTTTGATCTTATCAAAAGGTAATTAAAACTCTGTAGCGATTATTATATCTACTTCCAGCGGTTCGTTCTCTGCTTATCGTAAATTGTTTGTTGTTACTCATAACTCAGCCCCTATGCCTGTAATTCACCCAAATAAAACAAGTCGTTTGAGCGGTTTAAATAAAATTACGGAATTGCCTAGAGCCGTTAGCATTTAACGTTTCCAACTCATGATTCCAGAACATTACGTCAAGTATTTACGGGTGCGTTATGGAAGATCTGTCTATGGAGTTATCCTTGCAAAACGGTTTTACACTACAGGAATAAACATTCGGAATTATTTTCATTTAGTGTATCGATATGTTATGCCAAATTCCGTTCCTTTACAAAGGATAAACTTGTTTCCAACTAAAATACGAAGGGACTGGTTTAAACAAGTACGTACCTCAGTGTGATTCCCTTCTTTGAAAAGTACGCGCTTTTTTTTGGGGGTTGTGAAAAACGTAAACGTACGCGCGTTAATCTGGCGAAACACCTCAcgccttttaaaatttttttatctttttaataaataacCCTTAAACCTGATTAGACTGGTCATTAATTGGGAATTAATGTGGGTGCAATTACCAACGGCAATAAACGGATTTCTAAAAAAACCTATAACCACCGAatgtattcaaaatttaaattatagcCTTAACCAAATCTTATCAATCATTCCACTTCAGTGGGTCAGTGAAAAATCCCTTCGTATTGTCAGCCTTGGCCCGTTGATGGATGCACGGATTGATGTAGTCGTTGGAAGCAGGTAAGTTGTTCATAATTACActtattattttgtatatttacggtttttaaaattttttttttggtttggtcatcctgaaaaataacattttttttatctgGTATTTGGGCCAGAGAAATAGACTCGACCCATAAACGAAAACCCGAACTCGCCAGAAACCCAACCCCTAATAACCGACCCCACTCGAAGCTCCTCTCTTCTTCAGGGACGAAACTTTTTGGCTTCTCGAGGAAGACTTCATGGAAGGGTGATGGCACACAGTGCTAAGGGGTGGAACTCtgactaaattatttaattagataGGATTCAGCCTTCATATCCGCTCGATTCACACGCTGTCCACTCTCTTGGTGTTCTCCTAACCAAGAATATCCCCTTCTTCTCTGTTCGTGCCTGGACGAGAAAATGGTACGAGAACACGCGAAAGGTGACGTCCTTAGGGTTATCAAAGCGGCAGGAGATCTGTCGTGACCGATGGTAGGTTAAAGCTTGCTCTTATGTTCTTTCCATTATTTCTGACTCTCCTATACGCATTGTGTTCTATCTCTGACGCCGACTCCTCATGTGCCCTTATATGCAGCGTCTACCGTTACCGAATGGGCTCCTGCCCAAAGGTAGCAACCATCTCTACGTCACGGTCGCCGATGGGTCAAACCATACCTACAAGATTGAATGCAGACCCAAGGGGTGGAAAGAGATCACTCTCGGCAGGGGATGGCAAAGGTTCTATCGTGAATACAAGCTACAACCATCTAACATTCTGCTGTTCAAGCACAAGGGCAGAGACGACTTCAGCGTTCGCATCTTTCAGTCACCGGGTGTCGAGAGGACGTATGCTACATCCGGTGAAGAAGTCGTCGACATCACACCCCAGAAGGTTCGACGGATCCGTACACGCGCTCCTGAAGCGCCCCGGCGTCGAACGGGGTGCATCAATGTCCCCAGGAGCGCAGCTGCAGCTGAGGTGGAGCAGACATTTCGGTCCAAGCACCCCTTCTTCATCATGCACATCACGAAAAGGCTGTTGGGCACCCACTTCCTGGTAATGGCTTTCCCTCTCCACTGTATATACACGTGTTACGTTGTTTAACTTTTGGGACCGCATTATCTGTTTTGTTCCCCTGCTGTGCCCTCTATTAAAAGTTATGTGGCGGCCTATACCTGCTCTACATAAAGTGTTGTTCTTTCGATGGTCCTTACTTTGTTGGCATGTGTGCCCTTCTACATAAAGTGTTGTTCCTCTGCATGCTAATTGTTCATCATGCCATCGTCAGTAGTTGTCGTTTCATTCTGTTTGACTGCATGCACATTGCATTCATGATACACATCTCCTTAACTTCATCTCCTTCTCCATTTTGCTTTGCCCAGCCAAATGTGCCGCACTTTGGAGACGACGTCAACGATTGTGTCATGGTCACTCTCAGATCGGGCGAGATCTCCGTCCGGGCCGTCTACAGCAAATACGGGGGCAAGAGAAGGCGCAATTGTGGGGCCATTAGCCAAGGGTGGGTGTGTTTCTTGCGCAAGTGTAACATAAGTGTGCCCAAGCTGGCCGTCTTTGAGATCTCCTGTACCCACCCAGAAGTGGAGCTGTTGGTCCAATTTGTTGATTTTGAATGAATCCAACTGGGTTGATGGACTAGCTGACCATGTTATTTTGGATTGCCTTTTCTGATTTGGCAACAACTTTTTCTGTTCTGATTGTTGATGTCTTGCAACTGCTAGACTTAACTCTTTTTGTACATGATACAATCTTATGACCGGTGTAATTAAGAACTTTTCAAAATATCAGTGTTCCTTAGATTACTTTACAATTCCAATTCACACAGCAGCATGGATGCTCTCTACACTAATTTGCAATTTCAATTCATACAGCACCATGGATGCTCTACAATAATTTCCAGTTTAAATATAGAGCGTTACAAAATAAAGTCATATAACGGCCTGGATATGGTCAAATTGGAAGTATAACAATCCAAAACAGTTTTCTATAGCTACCTATTGTTTGTCCAAACATAGAACATCACGCATGATCTTCTAAGAAATTAAAACACCTGCTGCATCACCAAACCTTTGCCTGATTTAAAGACCCACGTTCCCACTGGATTTAGCTGTGAGCGCACTAAAAATAATGAATGGTTACCAAATTGTGCCCTGTCAATCATAACCCTCGTCCAAGGCAACGTCCGATGCATCGTCCCATGCCAGATACAACGATACTTTCAGTTAGCCATGAACTAGGAATCGATGAACAGTAAtacattaattgaaaaagatgacTAAACAAATTTGTTGGCAAAGTCTTACCTCATCCTCCGCAGACGAGTCCTCCCTTGTACCAGTTTCACCTTCGCCCTCACCACTAAAGTAGGATGCACCCTCTTGTGTGTTCATTCTGCTGTTGGGATTTAAGTGGTAGGAAACTCGATCATGCCCTGTCCGGCGACAAAGAACGCACCTCTGCACCCCTTCATCGTTTCCTTTATTTGCCTCTTTCGACACCGCACCAACTCGTGCGGTGAAAAGGACCACCATACTAGACCATTTATCTAGTTTTAACAACACTTTTAATAGCCCAACACTTGAGCCCAGCATTGGTTTCAGAAAAAATGTGCATCTCAGGGAAAAAAAATCCAGAGGCCCATCACGATTGACCAAAGTTCAACCAACTGTCTTCTAACCTAACCCGCCCGACCCGTAACACCATCGGCTTCTCCTTCGTCGTCCTGTCGCCCACCATTCCCGCGCCGCTTCGATCCTTCCTTGTTGGGCGTCTCCGGCAAATCCAGGCATCTAGCCGAAACATCACTCATTGTTATCCGACGGTGACCGTTTCCAGCTCCGGCGAGGACGCTATACAGATCTTCATCCTCCGAACCAACGAGTCACGACAGAGGCCGCATTTCAGAGAGCAGGCAGCTTTCCAGTGTGGCTCCGCGAGAGAAAGCTTCCTGCAACTCGGTTACTCCATTGACGGGTCAGTGATGGATCGCAGCTTATATTGTATGCGTCAAACGACGTCCACGGCGCCTTTGCTTCCCTCTCAGCCCTCCTCTATCATGTCTGATTTGGCGTTAAACAGAATCACTAAACAGCCATTAATTTAGTTCTTAAAACATGATAAACTAATTCTACATAAACCcaactaattttttattgtaacaaaaataaccaCCTACAAAGTGAAATTTGCAAACTAACCCCT contains:
- the LOC112701189 gene encoding putative F-box protein At1g67623 — translated: MIYSATTEKGRIGEKAGYGKRKGKGKGKGVPPRVCPQTLLPREIWERIALRVASSSIQDLFNMQATCKVFLDICRSSAVFKVASMAEIPVVFGYDLEDRPEDGFLCVCTRAGNPGAIFRIGIREFCWMGRHVAGVDTLLEAADAGDVQARYMCAMLLLTPGVGDGADAGRGVEMFENVLAAGKIEMCREIFGQLFANPLIGVHPSDPGKPVVCRSSLCPTRGTMGATNDSSTVSCVHCLAEFEVLHFFSLFTFR
- the LOC112701188 gene encoding uncharacterized protein, translated to MVASNSIEDLFNMQARCRLFAAACNSDAVYRHALVSVLPIACFLDYSGTPAMTFLRRCARAQNPAAMLRVGMSHLFWCGHRRGGMRTLTEAADLGDVEACYIAAMLLLSLGDKIDDEVRRGFEFFCVVRDSGTVERCREVFTQVFTGPWFDIPPANPEESVSCRSGSCRSRGTIRDDSDLSSVACVQCLAEYEVRKFLGLTAFT